The Gouania willdenowi chromosome 3, fGouWil2.1, whole genome shotgun sequence genome includes the window ACATAATGAGATGGAACAtactgtctttgtgtgtttgttattagAAATCCCCAAAAACCCTTGTCGCATGAGCTGTGGACAGAATGGCCATCTGAATGTTTCATTGTGTAAATGCAACTGTGAGCCAGGATTCACTGGGCGCTTCTGCCAGGGTGCCATCGATCAATTATTAGTTATTCACGTAGTGTGAATATTCATATTCACATATATCTTGAAACTTTGTCTAATTTTAATGTCTTGAATTTCAGTTCGGTGCAGCGGGCGGTGTGTTCATGGTCATTTCAAAGAAGAAGAATGctcttgtgtgtgtgatgttggcTTCGGTGGTGCTGACTGTGCAGGTATATGCGTGCTGtctcttttagtttttttagatACCTGAGCAAATGACTCTCTAAGACAGCTCAAactgaaataaactttttatatacattttttataaaacGTGCTTTATCTTGCAAAGGGAAATACTGTAGTGTTTGCTGGAGTCAGTTTTATTTgatgtatttggagtcatttatattcatttttaagcCTTCAAAAAGACGTGATAGCCTTTTATATGCGAGcatcataggcggagtttgacaTTCGTGCCAGGgtggggcaaaagaaaaaatgaaattaagtaAATAGGCTGTCTCGAGATTCGcgtcaaccacaatgtgtgtaacatgtacaataattcaaaaatgaTTATTACCATAATTGATCATGTTGATGACAAAAGTGTGCATCAATTTGTCGTAACGTCCACCGCCTCGAATACGGGTTAAAATACACGTTCTCACTAATTCACGCTCAATGCTTTTCAAAGACATAGTATCATATACCGTTTGGAAGCTTAGAATCTTCCATTTTTAACCAGACAGTATAaaccattctaagacacaaccatcacagcaaacagtcaattattttgtcacaCTCCTCACCTTTAAAGCGATGCCATGTCTTATTGAATCCATGTATTCCATCAAAGGTAGTCTCAAAATCTTCTTAAGACAatcaaaaatccaatgaatcccaTGCAGCATTTAgttcaaaatacagtaaaaataaaatgtaatatcctATTTAtaagaagaaagcagctctgcagtgatttattactttttattataatttttacctCTGTTAGGCTGATcgtgtcattaaaaatcctcatttttagattaatgttgaaatttcatgataaaatcaggccggctcTTGCTAcgccatacatgaactgctgggcgtaTGTGTCAcctcaccatttacattgtgaagaagaactaagtcacatgactcgagtgtcaaaaaataacttgtatttttaaaagaaataaaaatgaattcatatatattttgtacagtcactgtgttttgtggcacttaaaaacatttgtatattatgtacattataccCCCCCCCCGTCCCCTCCCCAAACTCTGCTTAGAGCGatcatttcaccatttttcagcCTGTCAGCGTTTTGAACATTCTTGTCTGGATGCTTGTCTCTCAACAGTAAAGATGCAGTTTCCCTTCCACAACTGTGATGTGATTATAGATGGGCACTGCTTCATGGTGTCCTCTGAAGCCGATACCTACTACGGAGCTAAAAGGAGCTGTCAGGTGAGAGACAGGTGTGTGTTAACCAGCAGATGGAGCGCGACCACCTGAGAGCACAGATTTATCCACATATTTATCTTCTGTTTGTCCTGACTTTGAGCTTTATTGTTGAAACCATCAGGAGCTGGGAGGGATTTTGGCTCAAATCCACAGTCAGAAGGTTCAGGACATCCTGGCATTTTTTCTGAGTCAGCTGGAGACGAACAACAAAGTCGTCAACACTGACTTTGAAACACAAAACTTCTGGCTTGGTAcctttgttgttgcttttttattttattcatctcATGTAGTAAATAATTATCCAAACACCATCACCTTGAGCAGCAGGAGCAGATTAGGCTGTGTGTTATTTCTAAAATAGACTTATTACTAGCTGGAGGTGGTGGAGATGGCACGTTGATAAAGCAGCTGTGTTTTTTCTCGATAGGCTTGACATACAAGCCTCTGAAAGACTCATTTCGCTGGGACACGGGAGAGATCCTGAGATTCAGCAGCTTCGCCTTTGGGCAACCTGACAACCAGGGGTGAGGAACACAGCACAAACTGCAGAGCACATCAGAAACAGCTGCTGCTGAGATCGTGTAAAGGAGCAAATCCGACAAAACAGGCACAGTTTCTGTGTGACCTTCAGaatattttctgtttcatttcaaaatataaCCGAACACACGTTTAGTTTGACATGTCACCTTCTCCCTTAGCACTAGATGTCTCTCTATTTCAGCCTCAAAGCTCTTCCTCTACACTCTTTGAACGAGATGAACATCTCTGTGagagtgtttgtttttcatttagaaCTTCAAGACTTCAAATCACATGTTGAACATGTTTACtttctattttctttcttttccagttTTGGCAACTGCGTTGAGCTGCAGGCATTAACTGCTTTCAACTGGAACGATCAGCGCTGTAAAGCAAGGAATAGATACATTTGCCAGCATGGTAAGGCTCTTAAAACAACAGGGTGGATGGTGTGAAGTAGTTCTTTCCAGTGTAATCTAGTAAAGTTTTCTTTTAGTGGCAAAAGTTGGACCGAAACTCAACAACTTCAATAAGTGGAGGATATGATAGAGGAAAAACTAAAtcggaaataataaaaaaataaaataaacacatgggTCTCAGATATAATCTTGAACATTTCAGAGGTGCAGGCAATATCACAAATATCTGAACTTGGATGGTAACTTGCAGAGTGACCATaataagttgttgtttttcttccatAATCTGTCTTTCCAGCTCCATTTTTAGAAACATTCCTACATTCTGACACACTCTTCAAACCACCTTAGGCATAAACTAAAGCAGAATTCATACATATTGCATGTATTTCTTTACAGTATTGTTAAATGAGAGATTTTTACAAGTTCCTCCTCCAGCTTAATAACTACGTCACCAACTCACAAACGAGTTGAAGGATTTGAGTCTCATGTACCCCAAATTTACCTGTGTGGGTGTTGCATGTTTGCAGATGCAGGTTTTGTTTCATCTACTCACTCGTGTAGTAGTTTTCGTATAATATTGGACAAGAGATTTAAGATTGAAGAACTGTTGTGGTCTGTGATGTGGGTGTGTTTTCAGCTATGTGTGGGTCCTCATTTCTTAATGTCGTGAATTTGTCCTTGTTTGTTCTGCATTAGTAGATGTTTTGTTCTTTGATGTTTCCAGATATTCCTGCTTGTCTCTTTCACTCCCACTTATCGGTGTGTCTGTGCTGTGAGCAGTTAGGCTCGCTCCTGTTTTGTACTCGTGTTCTGCAGGCATCGTCCCCTCTCCAGGTTTTCAAGTCAGGTTTTGTTCTCCTTGTGCAATCTTTATTTCGTACTTATaattttgtaataaatgttaCGCCTGCCTGGTGCCCTAATTCTTCCTCTGCATCTGGGTCCTTCCACACCTCACCTCATGACGAGATCAATCTTATTGGTTGACAGAAACAATTTAAGTTAAAGTGAAAAATCTGCTATAAAACATGCCTTCATAGCACAATAAATTATCCCCCAATAAAGTATTTTGTTACTGCCAATGCCACCTGTTAACAAGGATGTGTGCGAACAACATTAAAGGTACTGATGACATTTTATAATTAAACaggagagcgcaaacctctgccaagcaccaaataagctcttttccagatattggcagttatctgaatCAGTGACCCTGATCATCACTTTAAAGGTTTGAAAGAAAGTATAGATagatggggatagaaattttggaaacactttatttgaacttttatacataaaggctgacattacgctgtcattattatagaATGAAATCTgtctttagcatgaataaggtgccatgaaggctgtcattaagtgttgttcattatcctaaccctaaccccgaAACCTACCCTTAACCCTAAACTTAatactaacccctaaccctaactaaccccactagatccttcacctaacccaaaaaatgtcaacatagctctaaaggtgtcataatttagcaaacaacacttaatggcaattaatgacagccttcatggcaCCATATTCacgctaatgacagcgtaatgtcagccttatgtataaatcttcaggtttatctatatattatagatatatatacatttataatgcaTAAAAGGtctgtatgtgcatgtgtgcgtgtgtgtttgtagagCGAACATCTCGTCGACGCTGTTTCTGTTGGacttgaaactttgtcaacggcttccaaataccccaagtttgttaatcttttattttggagtaatttggtcatttcaaaatatttattttaatttttttttacttggacGCCACAATCAAGTTTgaccagaagtgaaacctattcagcttttgatcGTTCGCTATTTAGACTGGACATTATGACTGGCAATGGCCGTGGCTGTGTTTAAAGGTAacggaaaaaaatattattttattataaatgctggtattttcaccacgtgctatATAACCAAATGTGCACCTTGAATGTACacgctgaacacacacacagcggtttagagagagagttgcgacaacaaAAGAGTTCCCGGAAGTTTCAAACAGTTCCCACGGGGCTGTTTCAATTTTCTCTACACACTGCACCCTACGCCCCTCTACGAAGTGTGCACttcagtaggtccaaatgtatgggcacctgcatttcttctccttttcttccttcttcttcctcttcttcctcttcttcctcttcttcctcctcttcctcctcttcctcttcttcctcttcttcctcctcttcctcttcttccttttttttccttttttttcttttttattctttttcttttttttcatttttctttttttcttttttttctcttcttttttctttttcttttcttctttttctttttttttttctttttcttctttttttcttttcttcttttttcttttttttttctttttctttttttttcttttctttttctttttctttttctctttttttcttcttttcttcttttcttctttttctttttctttttctttttttttttttcttcttctttctttttctttttcttcttttttttctcctcctcctccgatGTCCAACTCAGTATCTTGTTGCAGATcctctccaaaatgtaatggaatcttccatggcgtaaggtctatttttagttaaaatgttgTACTGTTGACTtcatcctgctaacagacagacaaataaataagcggaagtgaaaatattacctccttggcggacctaataatttaatgaaaaattcCAGTGATTTTTTTAGACCCGCTGACTAAACCTGGTCGTATTCAACGACTCTGCACGCACGCAGTGAGAGATTAGCTGTAGTCTATAGATTGATCCGTGGGGTGAGTGAATGTGCCTGATATCGCTGATCACTATATGATAGCCCTGTAACCTTGAACAGAGGATGTTGACTGTGACATTTTTCCAAATACCTCAGCTTGCCAACATAGTCAAAGACATGTATGTTacagattttaaaataaatgtgtttttatacaAACTTTAAAACGTACTCCTGGCTCAGAGATGGCAAAGGCCAAGTATGGCTTTGGTGTggggtgttttctgtgtttcattTAAGATTGATTGCTTCTGAGAATTCTCACAGTTTTTCCTCAACCTGCTGCGCTCTACTGTGTACGAGCAATTATGCTGCGTATTTCCTGACCCCCACCAATAATGATCACCACAGGGTGGAAGGGGTGGAATGTTAATcgagtgtgtttaataaatgacataaaaacccTTTTGAAAATTTCACATGATCATGCCAACAGATTTAAACATCTCACTCAGTCCAAATCGATGGCAATCACGGCATGTCATCAAGAGTCTTTGAGTAATCAATATGTGTCAGCTGAACAAAGGCTTGCGGTGTTTAGACACACTCGTACCACTTACATCGATCATGAGGAGTGAGGTGGTGGCAAGTGCTTAGTTTGGCCCTCTTGAGTTTGTCTTTCTAAGTGCTTGTTGTGTAGTCTGGTATTGATCATATAGAGTGGCTTGAGTGATCTGCGTTTAATGCTTTGTTGGAAATCTTTTCAACAAGCTCCTcccgcttgtgtgtgtgtgtgtgtgtgtagaacaaGAACATTGCCCTATGAGTAAAGACCTCAGGCTCCAAGCATAAGGATCATCAACAAAGCCAGTTTTATGTCTATACACGTCATCATCAATCATTTTCTCAGCCTTTCAAATACAGAAGAACTTTATAGAAGAATGAAAGAATGTCATGCATAAATTCAGCTCATTACGAGCACAGGGAGCCCTGCAGCCCCCTCACAGTCATTTTCAGCCATCACTGCTGTGTTGTGTTAATTGGTAATAAAATCACAAGTTGTTATCATACAGACTGAGGGTGATACTAAGACAATGTGTTCACTGTTTCACACGACACTGAACACCTTATTCAgacacacttttcttttttctttaattattattataaaagacTGTTCTCCTTAATAGATGTTTGTGCTTGTCTTACAGCATCAGAGCATATCGCCCAGTGGAACAATGGCCGGTGACCAGGAATTTCTGCATTGCACTGGTCTTTCAAAGATACGTTGGCATTTGTCAtattgtatttctatttttatgtatgtttgttgACATGCAATGCGGTTAATTTTAATGCTATATtactttagagcagtgtttcccaaactttattacCCTATGTACCCTATAGCCTTTATGTCTTATCGCAAGTACccattatacattatttatttgtgtctgcaggctcgtctgACCTTGAATTTAATccctttcattcatttatttctgatgttttgcttgttttagaatttgaacttcaccttttggtgtattttaaagagtcgtcacatatttttattgatggatgagaaaaaagtttgtgtgcaggtaaaaaaaaaaaaaaaaaaatcgacaatgttaaagaataaattgacaaatgtttc containing:
- the LOC114458798 gene encoding C-type lectin domain family 18 member A-like, with product MVLFLLPVFTCTHRIVTNISELQIIHTAGLGVKELTHIVAQHNRLRSRVQPMAANMQKMEWNETLAIVAKERATMCQADIPLHQSSSFSHIGWNVRLSVYGTASFSDILDSWFEEEKNFLYLSGQCRENATCQHYTQLIWATSSQVGCASHLCPRDEDLWEIFVCAYYPGGNWELNGQLVMPYRSGLYCSLCTSSMSGCYKLWEHVSGLCEIPKNPCRMSCGQNGHLNVSLCKCNCEPGFTGRFCQVRCSGRCVHGHFKEEECSCVCDVGFGGADCAVKMQFPFHNCDVIIDGHCFMVSSEADTYYGAKRSCQELGGILAQIHSQKVQDILAFFLSQLETNNKVVNTDFETQNFWLGLTYKPLKDSFRWDTGEILRFSSFAFGQPDNQGFGNCVELQALTAFNWNDQRCKARNRYICQHASEHIAQWNNGR